The Trichocoleus sp. sequence CGGCAGTCATTGCTGCTAAAAAAATAGGAGAAAAACGCATACGGCTAAGCAAGAGTGATACTTCCACACACCACGTCACAGACCTGTCGCATGGCAACAGCGGTCAAGAATAAAGGACTTCCTAGAACCAAGAGAGTTCCAGGAAACGGAGCAATTGTACAGTATTCGATTTCTTTACGATCGCACAGGATGTGCCAGAACTCTTTCTAACACCTGACGATAAGCTTCTTCAACATTTCCCAAATCTTGCCGAAATCGGTCTTTGTCTAGAATACGCTGTTTTGGATCGGAGGCTGCCTGATTCCATAAGCGACAGGTGTCAGGGCTAATCTCGTCTGCCAGAATCAGCTTGCCATCTGTGTCAATGCCGAACTCAAGTTTGAAATCAACCAGCGTAATGCCACACTCCTGAAAAAACTGAACCAGAATTTGATTAATTTGGAGTGCCATTTGGCGCAATTGCTCGACTTGTTGCGGGGTTGCCAGCTCTAGTAGAAAAAGTCGATCGAGCGTCAGCATTGGATCACCCAAGCCGTCATTTTTGTAGTAGAACTCGACCAATGGCTGCTTCAGCACTGTTCCTAACTCTAGCCCCGTTTCACGGCAAAGGCTGCCAGCAGCAATATTGCGGATTACGACTTCAATCGGCAGAATTTTGACAGCGCGAACATGCATCTCAGTGGGAGCAGGGCGATCGATCCAGTGGGTTGGAACCCCTTTAGCCTCAAGCAACTGAAATAAATGGCTGGAGATGGCACAGTTCATCTCACCTTTGCCAATAATGCTGCCTCGCTTCTGCGCGTTAAAAGCAGTTGCGTCGTCTTTAAAGTGAGTTAGCAAAACATTGGGATCATCCGTTGGATAGAGGACTTTTGCTTTCCCTTCGTAAAGGATCGTAGGCTCTAACATATCTGACATAGTAAATGTGCGTTAAGGAACAATTACAGATTCCTGCTGAGCAGAAGATTAGTTTAAACACAAGTGGGGTGTTGTCTTATCAACCCACTCAATCAGGAAGATGGAGTGCCATAAGAACAGCAAAAAGAGGATCGAAAGTTCTGAATCAAGCGATTTCTAGCTCTGCAAGCCCCACTATTGTAGCGGTCAGCGGTATAGCGGTCAGAGCGGGTTCTGGTTGAAAAGATAGAGCTTTGTAAGGACTGATAACGGGACTGAGCAAACTTACGGAATTACAGCCATGCTTCACGAAGTTGCTAATCGTAATCGGCTCACTTGTTCCGCAATTTTGCGCTGAGAGAATGCTCTTACCCTGCTGTAAATTAGCAATGACATCTTATTTAGAAAGTTTTTGTCTTCCAGAAAAAGCTCTCTTTCAAGAAAGAATTCTAAGGCAGGCCCACTATCATAGTGCGGTTTGATTAAGAACAGGTTAAATTAAGATTAAAGCAAAAGAGCTACTGGAACAGCGGGTTAGAATCCGTGAGCAATACAACCTAGAAGGTTCAGTTTGAATGCAACACTAGACGGAGGGTGAGTCATGACAAGCCGCACTAATTTTCTCTATCCCCGGGGTCGCTATCGCGGCGAGGTTAAGCCAGAAAACCTGGTTTTTAATGCGAATCTGCAAGAGTTTTCCCAGCGTGTGAGTTTAATTACAGGTTTGGAAAGCAACGGCAAGCTTAGTCCTGAAGAAGCTTATCAGCAAGTCCGTACCCTCTGGAAGCAACTCAAACGAAGTCGTCGAGAACTTGGTATTGGGCAGAACCCGTTTCAGGGTCAAGAAGACGCTTAAAAAATAAAAAACGTAAAGGTTTGAAGGGGCGGGCTTTGTTCCGTCCTTTGTTTTTATATTGCAGGGGTTCCGGAAGCAAGGGAATTGGAGCAAAAAGTTAGCTTGCTCTTTCACTCGATCGCGTCGTTCTTCCTGTTGGGACAACTGCTATGGCAAGTAATTGATAACGGGTAACTCAGACTGGAGAACTGGCTGACCTGTTTCCTGCATCACTTTTCCGTCAATGTCCAAACACCATCTGCCCAAACCTCTTCTGTTGGGGGATGAGTGAGCCAGTATTGGCAGCGTTCGATGTGCATCTGGGCTGCTTTGTCCTGATAGCTAATGTCTTCTAAGATAGTGCCGAATGCCTGCATTGCTTTCGTAAATTTGCGGTTCAGATAATGGCTACGTCCCTGATGATAGAGATCGATCGCCTGCTTTTTCTCATCTGAAAGCGGCTCTGAGCGCAGCCCCACCAATTCATAAATGCTGACAGGCTTGTTTTTGCCTTTGACTCGGATGCAATCTAACTCACGGGCCCAGACGCGATCGGCGCAGGGTTGGTAAGTGCTATCGCTGATGATGATATCTGTCCCATATTGCTTGCTGGCGCTTTCGAGCCGCGATCCCAAATTCACGCCATCCCCGATCGCCGTAAACTCAATTCGGCGGCTAGAGCCAATGTTGCCGCTAATCACCACATCTGAATTTAAGCCAATGCCAATCTTAATCTTGCGGTTTGCTGGACGGTTCTCATTAAAGAGCGTTAGACGGTGACGCATCTCGATCGCACTCTGTACCGACATCCAAGCATGATCTTCCAGCGGCACGAGCGACCCAAACACAGCCATGATCGCATCGCCAATGTATTTATCTAGTGCGCCATCATACCTAAAGACGGCATCCACCATTGATTCAAAATATTCGTTGAGCATGGCAACAACTTCCTCTGCTTCCATGCTTTCAGTCAAGGTCGTGTAGCTGCGGATATCGGAGAACAAGACTGAAACTTCTTTGCGCTCGCCGCCCAGCTTAATCTCGCCGCTGAGGGCACGCTCAACCAGTTCTTGACTCATATAGCGCGACATCGCTGTTTTGATGCGTTTCTCCTTGCTGATGTCTTCAATGACGACCAAGCCACCCGACACCTGCTGCCCGTCATTTGCATCGGCGATCGTATTAATGGTGAGGTTGATGCTGTGTTCCTGTCCATCTTGAGCAAGCAGCGTTTGGTCAACATAATATTGCTGGCTGCTCTTTTCGTCAGTGGCATTCAGAACGCTATGAAACCACTTATGGAAATCAGCTTTGTCTACCTGAACTAAGTTAGTAACGGGTTGCCCTTCCAGCACCGACCCTTCTGCTAAGCCCAAGAGTTTTTTTGCTCGCTCATTTGCCGTAATGACATTGCCTTCTTTGTCTGTGGAGATGACGCCATTGGAGAGCGATCGAAGAATATCCCGCTGGGTTTGTTCTTGCTGCTTGACCGTAGCAAATAGCTTGGCATTCTGAAGAGCAACCCCTGCCTGGATGTTGAATGCCTTCATGAATTCCTGGTCGTTGCGGTTAAAACTGGCTCGCCAGCACTCAGGTGCTTCTGGGTAGGTTGCCGGATCGTAAGGGGTTTCAACCCCCTGCTTTTTCTTGTTGATGAGCTGCGTCACTGCAATGAGTTCGTCATCAGCATTGAACACAGGCATACAGAGCATGCTGCAAGTCCGATAGTCCGTGCGTTTGTCGGTTTCTTTAGATTTAGTAGAGTTGGGATGATCGTACAGGTCAAAAGGGATTAAGACAGGTTTTCCCGTCATGGCAACCTGCCCAGCAAAGCCTTCACCCATTGAGATCCTAACTTCCTGCAGTCGTCCTTCAATCGGCAGTTTCGTCCAAAGCTGATGCCGCTCTCGATCGATAAGCCAGAGGGTACTCCGGTCTGCCTGCATTAGTTCTTTTGCCTCATCCATGACCTTTTTCAGAGTTTCCTCCAGGTCGAGGCTGCTCTGGCTAAGCGCCGTGGTTGCCTTCATCAGTGCCGAGGCTGCCCGCTGCTGCTGTGTTGCCTTGTAGAACGATCGCGAGGATTCTAGAATGAGCCGAATTGAGGGAGCAAAATCCCAAAATAGCTGTTCGTCTTTGGTAGTGAAGCCTTCCAGATCAATTTTTTCGTCTAGGGATGCTTCCGGATTGTGGACTGGCTTGAGCTTGTTGATCAACTGCACAACAGCAACTAGATTGCCCCCCTCGGTTAACAGGGGCATTGTCAGCATGGTGTACGTGCGATAGCCATTTTTCTTGTCGAGTTCTTGAGCCGTTTTTGAGCGCGGATCTCGGTAGAAATCGTAGGGAATATTGATTGCCTGCTTTGAGGTGGCTACTTCTCCAGCAATCCCCACTGTTTTAGGAAGGCGCAACTCCAGATTGCTGCCGTTCTCATCTTTAGCCATGATCGACCAAAGTTCATCTTTTTCGTCATCCAACAGAAAAATTGTCGATCGATCGGCATTGAGCAGTTCGCCTGTCTTCAGGGTGATGGAGAGCAGCATCTCCTTGAGGATGGCATCAAACCCTTTGGACTCCAGCACATTATCCAACAGGGAAAGGGTCTGGTTGACGACCTGCAACTTCTGTTCAACGTCTGAGACGACTCGCCTAAAGCTCTCTTGCGTTAGCGGTGCGAGGAAAGCCTCGAAAGCACCTTGGCTTCGGGTGAGTTCACTGTTGGAGCGGACAATTTGACCAGGTTGGGAATTTTCGCTGGTTATATCAATCATGTTGAGCGGTGAACCATTGCCTGGCTCAAGCTTGCGAGTCGGCATGATCTCGGGTTCATCCACTTCATTGGGGATGGGCTCGATCGCCAAATTCTCATCCTGAGCGACCAGGGGGGAGAAATCGTCAGGGGCAGGCTGGGGATGCAGATGCGACGATGGAGCGTTCATAAAGGCTTTAGGAAGGGAGCGTCCAGGTCTAAAAATAGCCGAAGGGTCTATCATTCTCTACAGCGATCTTAATGACTCAGGCAGATGTCCCACTACGATCGCTATCTCCGTAGTTATCTGAGTTTCACTATATCTGCTGGTCAGGGGATTGCTAAGCAAGAAACGATACAATTCTTCGCAAAACTTTGATACAGAATTTAACCGCTACGGTCAGAGTTCCCCAAATTTCGTTAAAGGTAGCAGGAGTGACGGAGATAGGTTGGAACTTCTGAAAAGCAGATGCCTGCGATCGGTCGACCCAGAAATGGGATGAGATTTTCGCCAAACTTCGCCAAAAAAAAGACTGAACCTGGTGCAGTTCAGTCCTAATTCTCTATTGTTTTACTTGAGAGAGGAATTTAAAAAGTCATTGATTGAGTGAATTGAAAAGGCAAAAGTTTTAGTCAATTGCTCGCTTCACTTCGTCTTTCACATCTTCAGCAGTATTTCGAACCTTTGCTTCACCCTGCTTCGCTTGACCTGCTGCCTCATGTTTTGGGTCGCCTGTGGCATCACCAAATGCTTCTTGAACTTTGCCTTCAACGTTTTTCGCAGCTGCTTTAATTCTGTCTTCAGTACTCATGGTTTGTTATCTCTAAAGGTTTTTAATCTCGAACAACTTAACGATATCAATTCGCTCTTTTTTAACCATCTATCAGAGGAATGATCGTTGATCCCCGGAGAATCTCGAGAGTAATTGTTAGCACAGAATCAAATTTGAGTCGCAAATCAAGAGTATTAGAAAGTTAATAAATGCTTGCTAAAAACAACGATTAAAAGAGAAAACTTGGTCAATTAGGCGACAATTAGGCGAGCAGAAGCAAAATTTTGGTCAATGGCGTTGTTCTGCCACTCCAAACCGCCCCGATTTTTTGCAGCGCCGCTCGAGGTAGGGAGATCCGTAATTCTAGAAGGGGGGTCTACCCGAATGATTAGAATGAAGACGATCGCTTACTTTATTTAGAAAGACTAGAAATATACCCTGCGGAATATCAATCTATGGCAACTATCCTCGAACAGGGCAATATCAGCATCCATACTGAGAATATTTTCCCGATCATCAAGAAATGGCTCTACTCCGACCACGAAATTTTCTTAAGAGAGCTTATTTCTAACGCAGTGGATGCAATTCAGAAGCTGCGAATGGTATCTCGCTCTGGAGAATATTCAGGGGAAATGGGAGAACCTGAAATTACGATCGCTCTAGATAAAGAGAAAAAAACGCTCTCGATCTCGGATACGGGCATCGGCATGACGGCGGACGAGGTCAAGAAATATATTAATCAGGTCGCCTTTTCCAGCGCTGAGGAGTTTGTCGAGAAGTACAAAAACAGCAGTGATCAGTCAATTATTGGTCACTTTGGTTTGGGCTTCTACTCGTCTTTCATGGTTGCCTCGCAGGTCGAGATTGATACCCTCTCCTACAAAGAAGGCGCACAGGCAGTTCACTGGTCTTGTGATGGCTCCACCCAATTTGAACTGAGTGACTCCGATCGCACGGCTCAGGGCACAACAATTACGTTGACCTTGATGGACGAGGAGCAAGAATATCTGGAGCCATACCGGATCAAGCAGTTGGTGAAGACCTACTGTGACTTCATGCCCTTCCCGATCAAGCTCGACGGAGAGCAAATCAACCGGCAAAAAGCACCCTGGAAAGAGTCGCCTAATAGCCTGACGCAAGAAGATTACCTGGAGTTCTATCGCTACCTGTACCCATTTCAGGAAGAGCCGCTGCTGTGGGTGCACTTAAATACGGACTATCCCTTTGTCGTCAATGGCATTCTCTATTTTCCGAAGCTGAAGCCAGATGTTGATGTCACGAAAGGGCAGATTAAGCTGTTCTGCAATCAAGTATTTGTGAGCGACAACTGCGAAGAGGTGATCCCCCGATTCCTGCTGCCGCTGCGAGGAGTGATTGACAGCACTGATATTCCGCTCAACGTTTCGCGCAGCTTCTTACAAAACGATCGCACGGTTCGCAAGATCGCTGACTACATCGCTAAGAAAGTAGGCGACCGACTCAAAGAACTCTATCGGGACGATCGCGCTCAATATATCCGCTGCTGGCAAGACCTGGGCACGTTCGTCAAGTTTGGCTCGATGAACGATGAAAAGTTCAAAAAACAGGTTGAGGACATTCTGATCTTCCGCACAACTCATCATGTGACTGGAGATCAGGGATCAGATGAGGCGGCTCCAGCAGTTCAGGTACAGTCGGAAGCAGGGGATATTTGGCAAGATGTGACTCCATCCTCGGCACCCACGCCCGACATGCTTGATGGCAAGGCTTACACAACGCTGAAGGAATATCTGGAGCGCAACCAGTCTCGCCACGAAAATCGGGTTTATTACTGTACAGACGCAGCTTCTCAGGCAACCTACGTTGAACTGCACAAGAGTCAGGGCTTGGAAGTGCTGTTTATGGATTCTTTCATCGACAGCCACTTTATCAGTTTCCTGGAGCGGGAACACCCTGAAGTCAAGTTCTCTCGCGTTGATTCTGACCTGGATGAAACCCTGATCGATAAGGACAAGTCCAGCGAGATTGTTGATCCCACTACAAACAAAACACGGAGCGAACAGGTTAAAGAGCTATTTGAGAAAGCACTCAATAAGCCAAATTTGACCATTCGGACAGAAGCACTGAAGTCTGAAAATGCGGAAGCTGCTCCTCCGGCAATGGTACTGTTGCCTGAAGCCCTGCGCCGTTTGCGCGAAATGAATGCCCTCTTGACGCAACAAACGATGGAGTTCCCCGAAGAACATACTCTGCTCGTCAATACGGCACATCCGCTGATTCAAAACCTGCTTACGATTAATCAGGGCAACATCATCACTGAAGGTGATTCTCCCTCTGCTCAGCTCTCGAACCTGATTTGTCAGCACGTCTATGATCTTGCACTGATGGCACAGAAAGGTTTTGATGCAGACGGGATGAAGTCGTTTGTGGAGCGATCGAACCAGGTGCTAACGCGGCTAACGCAGAAGTAAAAGAAACATGAGAGGGGAGACAGGGAGATAAAGCGCTTCTGATCCCCCTCCATCAAGTTCCTGAATCCTCTGCTCTAACTCGTTATGGCTCCTTACGAATACGATCGCGTTACCTCATCCAGTTGATCTTGATCAGCTTGCTCCATTGCCCAGTGCAGTGCGCCTGCATTTTGGCGAACCTGATCAGCAGTTTTTGCGCCAGGGATGGGGATGACGTTGCCTTGGGCTATCAGCCAGTTAAGGGCAACCTGGGCGGGAGTGCGATCGTATTTTTCGCCGATTTGTTGTAGTGCCGTGATGACGGGCGCGAGTTTTTCTAAGCCACTTTTACTAAACTGAGGACTGAGGCGACGTGCGCCTGTGGGTGTCGTGTAGTTTTCAGCGGTATATTTTCCAGTCACTAAACCCTGAGCGAGGGGGCTATAGGCAAGGATTGTGATGCCCAACTCACGCGCAGCACTCATAACCCCATTCTTCTCAATTTGGCGTGCTAACAACGAATATTGCATTTGGTTCACTGCTAGCGGCACACCCTGCTTGTCTAGCAGCTCATAAGCATGACGCATCTGGTCTGCCGAGTAGTTGCTGACGCCGATCGCTTTAATTCTGCCTTGTTTTACCTCTTCTGCCAGGGCATGCATTAGCGTCGTTTGACCCATTAAAAAATCGAAAGACCAATGAACCTGGTAGAGATCAATGCTGGCAACTCGGAGTCGTTTGAGGCTGGCAGTTAGTGCATCTGAAACCGCATTGGCAGTAAACCGCCAGGGTAGGGGAAAGTATTTTGTGGCAATGTAAACAGGTTGG is a genomic window containing:
- the purC gene encoding phosphoribosylaminoimidazolesuccinocarboxamide synthase, with protein sequence MSDMLEPTILYEGKAKVLYPTDDPNVLLTHFKDDATAFNAQKRGSIIGKGEMNCAISSHLFQLLEAKGVPTHWIDRPAPTEMHVRAVKILPIEVVIRNIAAGSLCRETGLELGTVLKQPLVEFYYKNDGLGDPMLTLDRLFLLELATPQQVEQLRQMALQINQILVQFFQECGITLVDFKLEFGIDTDGKLILADEISPDTCRLWNQAASDPKQRILDKDRFRQDLGNVEEAYRQVLERVLAHPVRS
- a CDS encoding adenylate/guanylate cyclase domain-containing protein; this translates as MNAPSSHLHPQPAPDDFSPLVAQDENLAIEPIPNEVDEPEIMPTRKLEPGNGSPLNMIDITSENSQPGQIVRSNSELTRSQGAFEAFLAPLTQESFRRVVSDVEQKLQVVNQTLSLLDNVLESKGFDAILKEMLLSITLKTGELLNADRSTIFLLDDEKDELWSIMAKDENGSNLELRLPKTVGIAGEVATSKQAINIPYDFYRDPRSKTAQELDKKNGYRTYTMLTMPLLTEGGNLVAVVQLINKLKPVHNPEASLDEKIDLEGFTTKDEQLFWDFAPSIRLILESSRSFYKATQQQRAASALMKATTALSQSSLDLEETLKKVMDEAKELMQADRSTLWLIDRERHQLWTKLPIEGRLQEVRISMGEGFAGQVAMTGKPVLIPFDLYDHPNSTKSKETDKRTDYRTCSMLCMPVFNADDELIAVTQLINKKKQGVETPYDPATYPEAPECWRASFNRNDQEFMKAFNIQAGVALQNAKLFATVKQQEQTQRDILRSLSNGVISTDKEGNVITANERAKKLLGLAEGSVLEGQPVTNLVQVDKADFHKWFHSVLNATDEKSSQQYYVDQTLLAQDGQEHSINLTINTIADANDGQQVSGGLVVIEDISKEKRIKTAMSRYMSQELVERALSGEIKLGGERKEVSVLFSDIRSYTTLTESMEAEEVVAMLNEYFESMVDAVFRYDGALDKYIGDAIMAVFGSLVPLEDHAWMSVQSAIEMRHRLTLFNENRPANRKIKIGIGLNSDVVISGNIGSSRRIEFTAIGDGVNLGSRLESASKQYGTDIIISDSTYQPCADRVWARELDCIRVKGKNKPVSIYELVGLRSEPLSDEKKQAIDLYHQGRSHYLNRKFTKAMQAFGTILEDISYQDKAAQMHIERCQYWLTHPPTEEVWADGVWTLTEK
- a CDS encoding CsbD family protein, which produces MSTEDRIKAAAKNVEGKVQEAFGDATGDPKHEAAGQAKQGEAKVRNTAEDVKDEVKRAID
- the htpG gene encoding molecular chaperone HtpG, whose amino-acid sequence is MATILEQGNISIHTENIFPIIKKWLYSDHEIFLRELISNAVDAIQKLRMVSRSGEYSGEMGEPEITIALDKEKKTLSISDTGIGMTADEVKKYINQVAFSSAEEFVEKYKNSSDQSIIGHFGLGFYSSFMVASQVEIDTLSYKEGAQAVHWSCDGSTQFELSDSDRTAQGTTITLTLMDEEQEYLEPYRIKQLVKTYCDFMPFPIKLDGEQINRQKAPWKESPNSLTQEDYLEFYRYLYPFQEEPLLWVHLNTDYPFVVNGILYFPKLKPDVDVTKGQIKLFCNQVFVSDNCEEVIPRFLLPLRGVIDSTDIPLNVSRSFLQNDRTVRKIADYIAKKVGDRLKELYRDDRAQYIRCWQDLGTFVKFGSMNDEKFKKQVEDILIFRTTHHVTGDQGSDEAAPAVQVQSEAGDIWQDVTPSSAPTPDMLDGKAYTTLKEYLERNQSRHENRVYYCTDAASQATYVELHKSQGLEVLFMDSFIDSHFISFLEREHPEVKFSRVDSDLDETLIDKDKSSEIVDPTTNKTRSEQVKELFEKALNKPNLTIRTEALKSENAEAAPPAMVLLPEALRRLREMNALLTQQTMEFPEEHTLLVNTAHPLIQNLLTINQGNIITEGDSPSAQLSNLICQHVYDLALMAQKGFDADGMKSFVERSNQVLTRLTQK
- a CDS encoding aldo/keto reductase codes for the protein MNPISLGSSGVTVQPLGIGTWAWGDSLFWSYGKDYDANTLRDAFKTAIEVGVNFFDTAEIYGLGESEKLIGQFKQEIDQPVYIATKYFPLPWRFTANAVSDALTASLKRLRVASIDLYQVHWSFDFLMGQTTLMHALAEEVKQGRIKAIGVSNYSADQMRHAYELLDKQGVPLAVNQMQYSLLARQIEKNGVMSAARELGITILAYSPLAQGLVTGKYTAENYTTPTGARRLSPQFSKSGLEKLAPVITALQQIGEKYDRTPAQVALNWLIAQGNVIPIPGAKTADQVRQNAGALHWAMEQADQDQLDEVTRSYS